AGGAGGAAGAGAAACACGGCGTTGTTCTGGGTTTCAACGTCAGGGTGAACGAGGACGCTGCAGAGGTTGCCAAGGCCAAAGGCGTTCCAATATTCACCGGCAACATCATCTACAAGCTCATCGAGGACTACGAGGCCTGGGTCAAGGCGGAGGAGGAGAAGAGGAAGCGCGAGCTCCTCAGCAAGGTCACCTTCCCGGGCGTCATCAGGCTCTACCCGGACGAGCGCTACGTTTTCAGGAGGAGCCACCCCGCGATAGTGGGTATCGAAGTCGTGGAGGGCCGCATAAGACCCGGAGTGACACTCATCAAGCAGAACGGCCAGAAGGTCGGCGTCATAAAGTCAATCAAGAACAAGAACGACTTCGTCCAGGAGGCCAAGAAGGGTGACGCAGTTGCGGTGGCCATCGAGGGTGCGATGGTCGGCAGGCACATACACCCTGGAGAGACCCTCTACGTTGACCTGAGCAAGAACGACGTCATAATCCTCGCCAAGCAGCTCAAGAACGAGCTGGACGACACTGATGTGAAGGCTCTTAAAATGACTGCAAAGGTGAAGGCTCAGCAGGACCCGTTCTGGAAGGCGGTGTGAGCGTTCTAATTCTCTTCTTGTTCTTTGTTCTTTGGAATACCTACCCCCTTGAACATTGCTTTTACCCTGTCCTTTATCTTCAGCAGCCACTCCCGGTAGAGCCACATTGACTCCCTGAAGGCCTCCCAGCGGAGGAGCTCGTTGAGGGCCACGCCCATGACCACCGCCGCGGGGGGAACCAGGGCGGTTGCGTAGAAGCTGAACTGCGTCGTGCCCCCGAGTGCGTACTGGAGGAGGAACACGGCTACGGTGCTCCAGAACACTCCGAAAGATGCCAGAATTCCGGATTTTTTCCTGTAAAGCCACGGGAGGGCAAGGATGAAGAGCACCATCGCCAGAAGGAGGAAGGGATCTGTCTGGGCGAAGATGTCCGGGTTGTAGTGTAGGGCAAAGGCCTTCCTGTTTATGAACCACTCCCAGACGGGAGAGGCAGCGGGATGGCCGCCTTTGCTGGAGAGGTGCCATCTGAAGCTTCCGAGGAATTCGTCGAACCACCTCTTCGGCCCGATAGCTGCCATCGCCGGAACGTTCGGCAGGAGGAATCCAACCGCTGGAAGAACCGCTATCGTCACCAGAAAGCCAGGAAGGCTTTTCTCCCTTTTGAAGGCCCTCCCAAGAAGGACCGGCCACCCAAAGGCGCCGCTGAGCTTGGTGGAGCCGGCCAGTCCCAGGGCAAAGGCCGCAGGGCGGTCCCTGTCGTAGGCCAGGAAAAACACGAACAGGGCGACGAACAGGGCGACGTGGATGTCAAGCATGGCCACCACGGACATCGCCTGGAGGGTGGGGTCCGCGACGATGAAGGCCAGGGCTATGAGGGCCGCCAGATAGCTCCCGCTCACCCGGTAAGTCGCGAGGACGACGAGGAGCTCGATGAGGGCGAAGGCGATGATGCCAGGTATGCGCCAGTTTATTGGCTTATCTTCCAGGAGCATGCCGAGCATTATGAGGTCCTTCCCAAGGAAAGGATGCTCTGTGTTGAGGTAGTTCTGGATGTTGTCCTTGTCGGGATACCAGTAGCCAGGAACCGTGTAGTAAGCCCCCTCGGGTATTTCCCTCCGGACGTCCTCAAGAAAGGGCTCGAACTCGTCTGGAGGGAGCTCAAAGTAAACGCCCGGGAACTTGAGGTACTCCCTCTCGTAGGTCGCCCCGTGCCCCATGGCGATTTTCTCCACTCTGTACTGGTATTTTATCCGCATGCTCTGGTTGGAGAAGATGACGTTTACTCCCCGGGAGCCCGTGGTCTCGTTCACGTAGGTCAGATCAACGCCGAGCCTGTGGAGGATGTTCCTGCCCGCGGGGACGTACCAGACCTCATCCCCCACGTAGTCACGAAAAACAGGCTGAGAGGCAAAATCGTAGAGATACCACAGAGAGCCAATGATAGTGACGGCAACTATCAGAATGAAAGCTATCCTTCGCCGCTGCATTCTACCACCAGGCAGGAATATCGCGGGCAACGTTTTTAAGCCTCTCCCCTTAGGCGAAAACATGTTCGAAGGGATAAGCGAGGGGAAGGTCAGGGAAGCTGTGGAGCTGATTAAAAAGGGCTACGACGAGAGGAAGCTCCGCACAAGGCTCGGCAGTGACTGGGAAATCATTGCGGAGATAGCCAGGGCGCGGATCAAAGCGAAGGACAAGTTCTCGCGCGACGACCTCTGGATGGACCTCGAGGGCCTGCGCTACTCAACCCACGAGATAGTCGCGAGGTACCGCTCGGAGCGCCTTGAGAAGGCTGGCGTGAGGAGCATAGCAGACGTTTCCTGCGGTATCGGAATCCAGCTTATATTCTACGCCATGAAGGTTGAGAGGGCATACGGGATTGACATAGACCCCGCAAAGGTCGAGTTCGCCAGGAGAAACGCTGAAAAGTACGGTGTCTCGAACATCGAGTTCATCAACGCCGACTCGCTCGCCCCCGAGACGGTCCGGAGGATCGACGCTGAGGTCATCTTCTCAGACCCCGCCAGGCCCCCGGAAATGCCCGAAAGGCGGCTGGAAGACCTCCTGCCCAGCCCGCTGAGAATCCACGAAATGTACAAATCCCGGGCCGATGCGTTCATCTTCGACCTCCCGCCGCAGATAAGGCGCGAGAGGATACCCTGGAAGGGGGAGTTTGAGTACATAGACCTCTTCGGGGCCCTCAACAGGCTGACCTTCTACACCGAACCCCTCGCCGGGGCGGAGAGGAGCGCGGTTGTTCTCCCTGCAGGAGCAAGGCTGGAGAGCAATCCGGACCTTGAGAACATCCTCGAATGGACGGACGGGCCTGGCGAGTACCTCTACGAGGTCCCGCAGGCCGTTGACTACGCCGATCTGCTGAACGAGCTGTTCCACGTTCTAAACGGGGAGGCCAAAATGCTCCTCCGCGAAAAGAGACGCGTTCTTGCAACGGGCGACGCGCCCCTGAAAAGCCCGTACCTCAAGAGAACCTACGCCGTGGTCGGCGTTGTTCCGTTTCACCCGGTGAGGATAAACGACTTCCTCAGGAGGGAGGGCTTCGGAAGGGCCACGCTCAAGCTCAGCGTCCCCCAGGAGGAGTACTGGCGGGTCAGGAAGAGGATAGAGGCCAACCTGAGCGGGGACAGAAGGGCCTTCGTCTTCAGGGTCGGCGGGAAGGCCGTGGTAGCCGAGGCGCTATAGTTCCTCCACCCGGGCGTTCCTTATTTTCTTCGACCCTATGCGGAGCTGCTTGAAGTAGTCCACGTGTTCCTGCGGAAGAAAAGACTCCAGACTGGTTGATTTCAGCCGCTTCTTCTTTCTCCTCTGGCCGCCGTTGTCCGCCTCTACCGGGGTCTTCGGTGAGACCGTCTCAAGGAACTCATCGAGCGTCCTGTTCATCCGGTCACCCTGAGTAGGTAGCCCAACCGCTATAAAGACTTTTTCCCAATTCGATGGATGAACCAAAGGGCATATTAATGCCTGAAAAAAGCCCCCCTGAGAAAGGCTTTTAACTCTCGACGGTTTATCAGGGAAGAGAGTAATAAAGCGGGTGGTTGCCGTGTGTGGAATAATAGGCTACATAGGAGATAGGGCCGCGTGCGAGGTAATAGTCAAGGGGCTCAAGAGGCTCGAATACAGGGGATACGATTCCGCCGGCGTTGTAACGGAGGATGGAGGAAGGCTCTTCATAAAGAAGGGGGCCGGTGTCATAGACGAGCTCACCGAAAAGCTCGGCCTACTTAATATGCCCGGAAAGCGCGGGATAGGGCACACTCGCTGGGCCACCCACGGCGTTCCAAGCGATGTTAATGCTCACCCCCATACCGACTGCACCGGAAAGATCGCACTCGTCCACAACGGTATAATCGAGAACTTCGCCGAGATTCGCGAACACCTCCTCTCCAGGGGGCACACCTTCAAAAGCGATACCGACACCGAGGTTATAGCCCATCTGATAGAGGAGGAGCTTAAGAGCGCCCCCAGCTTCGAAGACGCCATGAGGAATGCCCTTCTGAAACTGAGGGGCTCCTTCGCGCTTGGTATAATCTACGCCGAAGAACCGGACCGGCTCTATTTCGTGAGGAACGAAAGTCCCCTCGTCCTTGGAATAGGGGACGGCGAGAATTTCGCGGCCAGCGACGTGCCGGCCTTCCTCGAGTACACAAACAGGGCCATCTTCCTCGACGACGGAGAGTACGCGGTCATAGGAAAGGACTTCTACGTTATCAAAAAGCTCGCAACCGGCGAGGTCGTTGAAAAGCCGGTCCAGGAGATTGAATGGACGCTGGAAATGGCCGAGAAGTCCGGCTATCCACACTTCATGCTCAAGGAGATATACGAACAGCCGATGGCGATAAAGGACGCAATCCACGGCAACATCGACGCCGTGAAGAAGGCGGCGGAGGAGATAGCCCGCTATGAGAAGATATTCATAATCGCAATGGGCACCTCCTACCACGCGGGTCTCGTGGGCAGGTATCTCTTCCAGAGGCTCGCGAAGAGGGTTCCAATTGTTGAAGATGCAAGCGAGTTCCGCTACGAGTTCGAGGACCTGATAGACGAGGACACCCTCGTGATAGCGATAACCCAGAGCGGGGAAACCGCCGACACCCTCGCGGCGATGAAGCTGGCGAAGAAGAGGGGCGCTAAGGTTCTCGCGATAGTCAACGTCGTCGGTAGCATGGCCACCCGCGTGGCGGACATGACCCTCTACACCCACGCCGGACCGGAGATCGGCGTGGCGGCGACCAAAACCTACACCACCCAGCTCACCGTCCTGACCATGCTTGCCATTGAACTCGCGAGGGTTCTCGGAACGGCGGATGGGGCGTACCTCTCCTCCCTGGAGGAGGGCCTTCAGAGGGTTCCCGACCTCGTGGAGAGCGTCCTTAAGCACGACGCTGCCCTCAGGGAACTCGCCGAGAGTCTCGCGGATAGGAGGGACTTCTTCTACATTGGAAGGGGCATAAACGTGCCAACCGCCCTCGAAGGGGCTCTCAAGCTCAAGGAGATAAGCTACATCCACGCCGAAGGTCTCAGTGCGGGCGAGCTGAAGCACGGCCCGCTGGCCCTCCTCGAAGAGGGCGTCCCTGTCGTCGCGGTGGCCCCAAGCGGGAAGACCTTCGACAAGATGGTGGGCAACGTGGAGGAGTCAAGGGCGAGGGGAGCGTTCATAATCGGCCTGGGGGACCGGGAGGAGCTGAGGCGCGTCTCCAGCGCCTTTATCGAGATGCCCGGTATCGACGAACTGCTAACCCCCATCGTATACATCATACCGCTCCAGCTCATCGCATATCACCTGGCGGTTTTGAGGGGCAACGACCCCGACAAGCCGAGAAACCTGGCAAAGTCCGTTACCGTTGAATGAGGTGATCCGGATGGTGAAAACGGAAATTAAGGAGAAACGGAAGAAGAAGGGGGAAACTACCCCCCTCCCCGGATACTATCAAAAGTTCAAAAGTTACGGCCTTCCGCTGATAGCACTCCTGCTCGCGTATCTGGGCTTCAAACTGAGGAACATAACCTCCAACTACAAGACCTTCCTTGACCCAGATACGTTCTTTCACTACGAGATGTACAGGCAGGCTATAACCGAGTGGATTCCCCGGTATTTTGCCTACGCCGACCCGCCGGCTGGAGTAAAAGCAGGCGGCTACCTCGGCCTCTACACAGTCCAGGCAATATTTTACAAAATCGTATCTGTATTCGGCTACGACCAGCTGGGAGCGTTCAAGCTCTGGCCGCCTTTCGTCGGAGCGATGACCATCGTGGCAGTGTACCTCCTTGGAAGGAAGCTCCACTCCAACTGGGCGGGCCTCTGGGCGGCGGCCTTCATAATGTTCTCCTACGCCAACTTCAGCAAGACTTACTCCGGCAACAACCGCGGTGAAGGACCGTTCATGATGTTCTTCCTCTATGCGGTATTCTTCCTGCTGGTCTACCTCGACGAGAGGAAGTGGAACCCGAAGAAAATCCTCTCAGGTGTCCTGTTCCTGCTGACGAGCGTCCTCTACATGGCGGTCTGGACCGGAAGCCAGTTCGGTGTCGGAATTCTGCTCCTCTTCGCAGGGCTTACAGTGGTGGTCTTTTTCACCTTCGGGATGAGAGATGCCCTTAAACGGTTTGTAAGGGACTTTTTCCCGCTCTTTGGACTCTCTCTTGTTACTGGACTGGTGTTCTCGTACACCCGGCTGGTGGGCATCAGAAGCTTCCTCGTGTTTGCTATTGAGGGCCTTGTAGCCCTGAGCGCCCTTGTCGCAATAATGATCTACGGCGAGCGGGTAGGCCTCAACTACTCTGACAAGAAGCACCGGTTTGGAACCATCATCGCCATAGCGGTCCTCGGGTTCCTAGCGTTCTATGGATACTTTGGCAGGGACCTCCTCAAGTTCCTCGGCGGCGCCACCCAGTCGAATCCACTCTACCAGACCGTCGCCGAGCTCGCTAGGACGGACTGGAAAACCATAGCGGCATACTACAGCGTCAAGAGCAATGACGCCATAATCTTCATACTATCCGCCGTCGGATTCATCACAGTGGCTGCGAGGTTCGTGAGGAAGCTCGTCAAAAACGACCTGACCGGCCACAAAGAGATATTCTTGGTATCATACTACGCGGGCTCCCTTTACCTTCTCCTCACGGCCGTTCGTTTTGTCTTCCAGGCTTCGGGAGCCATACTCCTGCTGGCGGGCATAGCGATAGGTGAGGCGTTCCTCTTCGTGGAGAACATGAAGGAGAGCGCCACGACCAAGGCCCTCTACGCGGTACTTCTGATAATCCTCTTCCTGCCACTGCCCATCATTGGGGCCCAATACACGGGAAACATCGCCAAAAGCACCGCCAGGGCCCAGGGTTCCGTCCCGGCCGACTGGACGAACACCCTCAACTGGCTGAAGGAGAACAGCCACCCGCTCGACAGCGCCACGAGCTGGTGGGACTACGGCTACTGGATTGAATCAAGCCTCCTCAGCCACAGACGCTCCGCCACGGACGGTGGTCACGCATACGACAGGCGCTACATAGTCGCGGACTTCTTCTCCCACTACGGCAACGAGAGCGAGCAGGACTTCGAGGCATGGGAGCTTAACTACCTCATCGTCTGGCAGCAGGACATATACAAATTCAACGCCATAAGCTACCTCGGGGGTGCCATCGATTACTACGAGTACGGCCACGTCCCGATGTTCCAGGTCGTGCCAATGCAGTACATTAAGTACTCCAACGAGAGCGGGAGAACGATTGTCTACCTTACGACCGCCGGGGGAGACAAACAGCCGGCGATGACAGTGGATCTGACGAGGGGACAGATTATCCCGGGCAGGGGAGACATTCCGTACGTCCTCTACCTCTTCGGCAACTACGGCATTCTGGCGTACCACAAGATAGCATTCAGCAATTTCGTCAGGCTCGCGTTCCATATCCCGTACTCCCTTGAGCCGTGGGATGCCCAGAAGCTCTTCGCCAACTTCAAGTCCGTCCACAACGACGGGGGAGTCTCGACCTACGAGTTCAGGCCGTTCGCTGTGTACAGGATAGACCAGTACGAGAACGGCACATGGAAGACATTCTACAGCACGATGGGCGGAGGAAAACTCCCGACCGGAGAGCAGAAGCTCAGACTCTGGATTTCCGCCTTCGGCAGGGACGTCAAGGACGCGACCCTGGTCTTCGAGGCTTACAACGGAACCGAGCTGGTGAAAAAGGAAATCCTGGCCGAGGGCCTCAGCATAAACCACCTCAACGAGACCCCCGTGGAGGTCAGCCTCTTTGTCCCGAACGCCACCGACTACCGCTTTGTCATAATCCAGGACGGTCCTGTTGGGGTGCTCAACGGCGAGCCGAGGGTAAACGGGAAGGTCGCCAATCCAACCTACCTCCTGGGTGAAGGGCAGAGCGGTCAGCTCGAGCTCAAAGCCGCGTTCAGGAAGGACTACGACGACGTAACGCTTACCTTGAGGGCGAGCATAGTTTACTACGTCGCTCCCAACGGCAGGGACATCGAAAAGGACGACTTCTACCTCGAGCCTCACCAGGACATCATAACCTACGTTCCGGTCAAGGAGCTGAGCGTCAAGGCCGGCGATAACGTGATAACCACACAGGCCTCGATGCCATCCGACGTTTTCGACCCATACATCGAGAAGCTCTACCGGGAGTACGGAGAGGACAAGGTTGTCATAGTCAAGAAGCGCGTGGAGCCGGTGTTCATAACGAAGAAGGAGTACGTAATCTGGGAAGGCTGAGCCCTCCTAATCCCTGACTATTTTTACCCCTCCCAGGCCCCTAAGTCCGCTCTTCTCCGCGGTCCTCACAACCCCTGGCAGGAACCGAACCTTCGGCCGCAGCACGAGCGCCTCCACCTCTCTGAAGCCCAGCTTCCAGAGGGCAAAGGCCCTATGGTGACCGTCGAGGATATAGTAGCGCCCACCGTATGGTATAACTGTTATCGGGGCATCGTACCCGTGTTTTATCTCCTCCAGCACCACGAGAAGCTTCACCTCACTGAGCTCCGCCTGTGTTGGGACGAGAAGCTCCACGGGCAGGAAAGAATGCTCTATCTCAAAATCGATACCGTAGGCCGCCCTGTATTCGTTCATTATGTGCTCCGCGCGTTTAAACGCCTCCTCCCGGGTTATGAGCCGTATCCTCCTCAAACCTTCCTCCCCCTGACCGCCACGAACGCTGCGATGTTCCTGCATTTTCTGTGGCACTTCCTGTCGACCCGCTCGGCCAGTTCCGTGAAGGGCCAGAACGAGGGGAAGAATATTACCCCCGCGCTCTCAACTTCCCTGAATCCCGCCCCCAGGAGGAGCTCCTCAAGCTCGCCGGGAGTGTAAAAGCGAGCGTAGCGGTAGGCGGTTTCAACGAAGAGGCTCTTAAGCCGTTTGAAGAGGAACCATGCGCTGCGTCCGTTCATGGTGCCGATGACCGCCTCACCCCCCGACCTCAGGACGCGGTAAACTTCGGAGATAACTTTTTCCGGCTCGTGGATGAACTCGAACATCGTGACGCTCAGAACGAGGTCAAAGCTCCCATCCGGGAACGGCAGGCTGTAGGCGTCTCCTCTGACGCAGTTCAGGCCCTTCGAGCGCGCTACCCCCAGCATCCCCTCGCTGGCGTCGAGGCCGACGACGTCGAAGCCCATTCTTTTTAGCTCCAGGGTGTAGTTCCCGGTCCCGCAGCCGAGGTCGAGGGCCTTTCCCCCTCCGGTCCGCAGCATGGAGAATATCAGCCACTTCTCCGTTCTGTCCACGTAGCGGCCCGTCTTCGTCCGGTACCATCCATCGTAGCGTTCGGCTATCCTGTCAAAGTACTCGACCATTCAGACGCCCACCTTGCCCTCGATTGTCAGCGGCTTATCAACGCGGTCGTCGATTTTGAGGCTTATCACGACGCGCTTTGCCCCCGCTTCCAGAATCGCCCTGTGGCATCTCTCAACCAGTTCGAGAATCTCCTCCACCGGCCCCTCCACCACCGTCCCCATTGGACAGACCCTGTACTTCAGTCCGCTGGAGGCTATAACGTCGATAACCGGACGCAGGTACTCCCCGACGCTGGGATTCTCCGTGCCGAGCGGGAAGAGGCAGAGCTCCGCGACCGCCATTCAACCACCCCCCGCGGGAGGGAATATGTGAACCACATCCTCCTCGCTCAGCTCGGTATCGAGGCCCCTGAGGTGAAGAACGTTGTGGCCGTTTACAAGAACCATGCCGTCTACGGGCTTATCCGGGCCGACGCGGGGCGTTCCAAGGAGCTGCTTCTTTATCTCTGGGGTATAATGTTCGGCAAGGTAATCTATGAGCTCGCGGACGGTCCTCACCCCGTGAACCTCAACCTTCCGCCTGCCGATTATCTCGCGGAACGTGGCATAGAATATGACCTTCATCTGGGTCACCCGGGGGAGGTTGGACAAAAACCCTTAAAGTGATTTCGCCGTAGAACTATCAAATGACAGTACTAACCGTTGAACCCCCCGAGTACTATCCCGTGGTCGAGAAACTCTTCGCTGGGAACATCCGGGACGCCCTCGAAACCCTAGGCGTGGAGCTCGTGGGTATGAAAGTCGGCGTGAAGCCCGTCGGGAGGGTCATAAAGCTGGCATTCCTCTTCGAAATCCGCAGGCCCGAGACGTTTCTTCCCGGCGAGCTGGACTCGATAATATCGGGCCTCCTTGAGAAGCTGGCCGAGGACGCCACCCGCACGTTCGGGAGGCTGTACGACGCCAGGTTTCAGGTGGCGGGATTCAGAACCATAGAGGCAGCCAGAAAGCCGCAGAAGGAAGAGGTCAGCCTCGTGGTAAGCTGCCCCGATGATATCAGGAGGACGATAGAACGGCTGGGGAAGGGACTTGTAATCTACCTGAATGACAAGCGGGTTGAATTTTCCACCATCACGTTAACAATGCCCGTGGATGGAAGGCCCAAACTGACGATCACCCTGCTCGTTCCGGAGAAAAAGTCCCCCCACGATAAGGAGGCCCTCGCAAAAGAACTTGAACGCAAAGCAACCTCCTACCTCAGGACCCTCAACGCGGGATACATATCCGCGGAGGCCAAGGTTCTGGATCCAGGCGACAAGAAGATAGGGGTAATCATGAAAAGGCTAGACGAGATAGAAAAGGAAGCGGAGGAGCTTTCAAGGATGGACGATGTAAGGGAGCTTATGAGCGTTCTTGGAAAAGGGACTCCCGAGAGCTGATGTAATCCAGGAGGGGACGTATCCTCTTCCACACCTCCTCGACTCCTCCGTTTCCTTCTACCCTAACGTATATCCCCTTTCCCCGGTAGAATTTTATTATGGGCTCCATGTTTTTCGTGTATATGCTGTACCTGCGCTCAACGATTTCAGGCATGTCATCTTTTCTCTGAACCAGTCGCCCCCCGCAAAGGTCGCATATACCTTCCCGCTTTGGTGGGTTGAACCTAACGTGATAGACGGCACCGCAGTTGGAGCATATCCTCCTGCCGGAAATCCTTTCGATGCTTGTTTTCAGGTCTATGAATATCTCCATCGCAAGGTCAAGCTTGATGCCGTGATCGTAGAGGTAATTCTCAAGGGTTATCACCTGTTCGGGGGTTCTGGGGTACCCATCGAGGATAAAGTTGCTCCTCTGCCTGCGGAGCTTTGATATTATTAGAGTGTTCACTATCGTGTCGGGTATCAGTTCCCCCCTCGACAGGTAGTTGTCCATCTCAATGCCGAGGGAGGTTCTCTTTTCGATCTCCGCGCGGATTATGTCCCCTGAGGAGATATACGTCAGACCGTAGCGCTCGACTATCCGTTTGGCATGGGTGCTCTTCCCACTCCCGGGAGGGCCAAATAGGAGTATGTTCACGGACACCACCAGTGATTTTCTCTGTACTTTTTCATTGAAATATTTTTTGAAAATAGTCCCGAGTCGTCCACTCCAATAAATTTAAATTTTTCCCAGTACACAAATACTAACAGGTTGAGTACCATGATAATCGGGAGGTTCCTGAGCCCGAACTACCACATAAGAGTTCTCAAACTCAACAAGTTCAAACCGGAGGAGATAGTTGATGGGTTCCGCCGGAGGGGCGCCCACGTCTCCGAATTCCCGAGGGACATCGATATCGAACTCGCCATAGAGTCGTTCATGGCCTCGAGCTACGGGGACTACGTTTACGTGCTGAAGTTTCCGAAGGGCCGGCTGTTCCTGGCGAGGCACACCAAACGGCTTCATGAAAAGAAATGGCCAAATTCGGGGCGCTACATCGCCCGCGATGAGAACGGACTTAAGCGCTTTCTTCTGAGGGAGGTCTCAAGGAAATCAATGGTCATTATAGAGGTGCCCCGCATTATCATCTGGGGAGCCGTGTGGTGGCTCGTCTGGAGCTACTTCAGGGAATATCCGCTCGGAACGTTCCTGCTGTTCTTCATCGGTTTCTTCCTCGACGACCTCTTGAAGGTGTTGGAATACTCCGTCCTGGGCTACTGCAGGGATTGATTCGCTCCCTTCACCTTCTCGACCACGTGAATACCCTCTATCCTCGTGAACGGATACTGGCCATTTTCGTCCTTCTCGACGGCCTTGACCATGTCCCAGATGGTCAGGAGCGCAACCGTTACGCCTGTCAAGGCCTCCATCTCGACGCCCGTCTTGTAGGTCGCGCGGACCTCGCAGGTGGCCTCTATGTAGTCCTCGCCGAACTCGAAGGTTATATCTACCCCCGTGAGGGGTATCGGGTGGCAGAGCGGAATCAGCTCGGGGGTTTTCTTTACCGCCAGTATTCCCGCTATCTGCGCGGTGGCTATGACGTTCCCCTTCTTCGTCTTCCCGGATTTTATCAGCTCGATGGTTTCGGGCTTCAGCCTTATCCTGCCCTTTGCCAATGCCCTCCTAAAAACCTCATTCTTATGACCTACCTCCACCATTTTAACGCCCTTTTCATCAACATGGGTCAACTCCATCCCAAACGCCTCCGGAATGATAGTGAATACAAAAACAGAAAAACAGAAAGGATTCACCCCTTGGCGACGCCCATCGGGCGCATTCTCGCGACGAGCTTTGCTATTCCAGCCTGGTGGACCACATTGACGACGTTGTCCACGCTCTTGTAGGCACCGGGAGCCTCCTCCGCAACGACCCTGAGCGATGCAGCTCTGACGTAGATTCCCCGCCTTGCGAGCTCGTTCCTCAGCCTGTCGCCGCGGTACTGCCTCGTGGCGGCCTTCCTGCTGAGCAGCCTGCCGGCGCCGTGGCAGGAGCTTCCGAAGGTCTCCTTCATCGAGCCCTCAGCTCCAGCCAGGACGTAGCTTGCAGTCCCCATCGAGCCAGGAATCAGAACCGGCTGGCCAACGTCGCGGTAGGCCCTCGGCACGTCCGGGTGGCCGGCTGGGAAGGCCCTCGTCGCTCCCTTCCTGTGGACGACGACGGTAACCTTCTTCCCATCGACCTCGTGCTCCTCGACCTTGGCTATGTTGTGGGCCACGTCGTAGACAATATGCATCTCCATGTCCTCCGCTTTACGCTTGAAGACCTCCTCGAAGCTCTCCCTGACCCAGTGGGTTATCATCTG
The DNA window shown above is from Thermococcus sp. JdF3 and carries:
- a CDS encoding MTH1187 family thiamine-binding protein, encoding MAVAELCLFPLGTENPSVGEYLRPVIDVIASSGLKYRVCPMGTVVEGPVEEILELVERCHRAILEAGAKRVVISLKIDDRVDKPLTIEGKVGV
- a CDS encoding class I SAM-dependent methyltransferase gives rise to the protein MVEYFDRIAERYDGWYRTKTGRYVDRTEKWLIFSMLRTGGGKALDLGCGTGNYTLELKRMGFDVVGLDASEGMLGVARSKGLNCVRGDAYSLPFPDGSFDLVLSVTMFEFIHEPEKVISEVYRVLRSGGEAVIGTMNGRSAWFLFKRLKSLFVETAYRYARFYTPGELEELLLGAGFREVESAGVIFFPSFWPFTELAERVDRKCHRKCRNIAAFVAVRGRKV
- the moaC gene encoding cyclic pyranopterin monophosphate synthase MoaC; the protein is MELTHVDEKGVKMVEVGHKNEVFRRALAKGRIRLKPETIELIKSGKTKKGNVIATAQIAGILAVKKTPELIPLCHPIPLTGVDITFEFGEDYIEATCEVRATYKTGVEMEALTGVTVALLTIWDMVKAVEKDENGQYPFTRIEGIHVVEKVKGANQSLQ
- a CDS encoding MoaD/ThiS family protein translates to MKVIFYATFREIIGRRKVEVHGVRTVRELIDYLAEHYTPEIKKQLLGTPRVGPDKPVDGMVLVNGHNVLHLRGLDTELSEEDVVHIFPPAGGG
- a CDS encoding adenylate kinase, whose translation is MNILLFGPPGSGKSTHAKRIVERYGLTYISSGDIIRAEIEKRTSLGIEMDNYLSRGELIPDTIVNTLIISKLRRQRSNFILDGYPRTPEQVITLENYLYDHGIKLDLAMEIFIDLKTSIERISGRRICSNCGAVYHVRFNPPKREGICDLCGGRLVQRKDDMPEIVERRYSIYTKNMEPIIKFYRGKGIYVRVEGNGGVEEVWKRIRPLLDYISSRESLFQERS